One genomic segment of Mycolicibacterium gilvum includes these proteins:
- the rpsR gene encoding 30S ribosomal protein S18 produces MAKSSSTKRRPAPEKPVKTRKCVFCSKKGKNQVIDYKDTQLLRTYISERGKIRARRVTGNCVQHQRDIAIAVKNAREVALLPFSSSTR; encoded by the coding sequence ATGGCGAAGTCCTCCTCCACGAAGAGGCGGCCGGCTCCGGAAAAGCCGGTCAAGACCCGTAAGTGCGTGTTCTGCTCGAAAAAGGGCAAGAACCAGGTGATCGATTACAAGGACACGCAGCTGCTGCGTACCTACATCAGCGAGCGCGGCAAGATCCGTGCCCGCCGGGTCACCGGTAACTGCGTTCAGCACCAGCGTGACATCGCGATCGCTGTGAAGAATGCGCGCGAGGTCGCCCTGCTTCCCTTCAGCTCGTCGACGCGATAG
- the rplI gene encoding 50S ribosomal protein L9, producing the protein MKLILTAEVEHLGVAGDTVEVKDGYGRNYLLPRGLAIVATRGAQRQADDIRRAQELKGVKGLEHARELKTAIEALESVELSVKTAGDSGKLFGSVTAADVVSAIKKAGGPNLEKRTVDLPKAHIKSTGTHPITVRLHPDVNAALSLNVVAG; encoded by the coding sequence ATGAAACTGATTCTTACCGCTGAGGTCGAGCACCTCGGTGTCGCGGGCGACACCGTCGAGGTGAAGGACGGCTACGGCCGCAACTACCTGCTCCCGCGCGGGCTGGCGATCGTCGCCACCCGTGGTGCGCAGCGCCAGGCCGACGACATCCGTCGCGCGCAGGAACTCAAGGGCGTCAAGGGCCTGGAGCACGCCCGCGAGCTCAAGACGGCCATCGAGGCGCTGGAGTCCGTCGAGCTGTCGGTCAAGACCGCCGGCGACTCGGGCAAGCTGTTCGGTTCGGTGACGGCGGCCGACGTCGTCTCCGCCATCAAGAAGGCCGGCGGCCCGAACCTGGAGAAGCGGACCGTCGATCTGCCCAAGGCGCACATCAAGTCGACCGGCACCCATCCGATCACGGTGCGCCTGCACCCGGATGTGAACGCGGCGCTGTCGCTGAACGTCGTCGCGGGCTAG
- a CDS encoding AAA family ATPase yields the protein MAFMPGPSPRRLCHDERVGSTCEAERMRPEVWQVVTSGGPVVLVTGDTGTGKSSVLQATVAEYPSSVVAAPVAVCPFDSGSLQTALIDSLATVLATAGPGQGKWRDLAKRLRHATKEAALEVGRALADAVVEEVIEFAKTKLGQNAGKGLLKFWATLNKDSGPELRRTLRAQSDINVVRLLVRMGDEVAAVVGRDIVITLDEGNRLSDDDQRVLSSLVVKPAHRVRIVVAWSSAEIDSTSGLTRLRKLGVPEVQVAGLGRDDVERWLASAGLDKYVDDVYALTAGYPLLVEGLVAHLRSGGRVDHYSAPTLFNDVLADALMRLPTEAHHAARRLSAFAYPLPEAEIPGYLGVVT from the coding sequence ATGGCGTTTATGCCTGGGCCGTCACCGAGACGGTTGTGTCACGACGAGCGTGTCGGATCGACTTGCGAGGCTGAGCGCATGCGTCCAGAGGTGTGGCAAGTCGTTACAAGTGGCGGTCCGGTTGTGCTCGTCACGGGTGACACCGGAACCGGAAAGTCTTCGGTGCTGCAAGCGACTGTTGCGGAGTATCCGAGCTCCGTAGTGGCGGCGCCGGTGGCGGTGTGTCCTTTCGACAGCGGGTCGCTGCAGACTGCGTTGATTGACTCTTTGGCGACGGTGCTGGCGACCGCTGGTCCTGGTCAAGGGAAATGGCGTGACCTGGCTAAGCGGCTGCGGCACGCGACGAAGGAAGCGGCACTCGAAGTCGGTAGGGCACTGGCCGATGCCGTTGTAGAAGAAGTGATCGAGTTCGCCAAGACCAAACTCGGTCAGAACGCGGGGAAGGGGTTGCTGAAGTTCTGGGCGACGCTGAACAAGGACAGCGGTCCGGAGTTACGGCGGACGCTCCGTGCGCAATCGGATATCAACGTCGTCCGGCTGCTAGTGCGAATGGGAGACGAGGTGGCGGCGGTCGTGGGTCGCGACATCGTCATAACGCTGGATGAGGGGAACCGCCTCAGCGATGACGACCAGCGAGTGCTGAGCTCATTGGTGGTGAAACCCGCGCACCGCGTCCGGATAGTCGTCGCCTGGTCGTCCGCGGAAATCGACTCCACGTCTGGCTTGACCCGACTACGGAAGTTGGGCGTGCCCGAGGTGCAGGTCGCAGGCCTGGGTCGCGATGACGTTGAGCGCTGGCTCGCATCAGCTGGGTTGGATAAGTATGTGGACGACGTTTACGCCTTAACCGCAGGCTATCCGCTTCTGGTTGAGGGCTTGGTCGCGCATCTCAGAAGTGGCGGTCGAGTCGACCACTACTCGGCACCAACGCTTTTCAACGATGTACTGGCTGACGCGTTGATGCGATTACCTACAGAGGCTCACCATGCCGCACGACGACTGTCCGCATTCGCCTACCCGCTGCCCGAAGCTGAGATTCCTGGCTACCTAGGTGTCGTGACCTGA
- a CDS encoding IS481 family transposase encodes MSHANARTNLFARRLIVERVAAGWPPAHVAEQLGISLATVYKWLRRYEEGGDAALADRSSRPIRMPARTSKKIEQKVLAARCRRKRGAVVLAAELGLNPSTVGRILARHQVPHLAAIDPITGEPVRSSRRSPNRYEHRTPGSLVHVDVKKLGRIPKGGGWRLHGRDAAVSVANRHKTTRIGYDYVHTAIDNHTRLAYSEVLSDEKDPTCAEFLHRAMTWFASHGIRVRRLLTDNALVYRHGTNWGWVCTAWGLRRRFIKPGCPWTNGKVERFNRTLLNEWAYARPWTSNSLRTRGLDRFLHRYNTQRGHSALRGHPPISRLAG; translated from the coding sequence GTGTCTCACGCTAACGCCCGTACCAATCTGTTCGCTCGTCGCCTCATCGTTGAGCGTGTCGCGGCCGGCTGGCCACCCGCTCACGTCGCAGAGCAGCTGGGTATTTCCCTTGCCACGGTCTACAAGTGGCTACGCCGCTACGAGGAGGGCGGCGATGCAGCTCTGGCCGATCGGTCCTCGCGACCGATCCGGATGCCGGCACGCACCAGTAAAAAGATCGAGCAGAAAGTGCTCGCCGCCCGATGCCGCCGCAAGCGCGGCGCAGTCGTCCTGGCCGCCGAACTCGGCCTGAACCCGTCTACGGTCGGGCGGATCCTGGCCCGCCACCAGGTGCCCCATCTGGCCGCGATCGACCCGATCACCGGCGAGCCGGTGCGCTCGTCGCGGCGCAGCCCCAACCGCTACGAGCACCGCACCCCGGGCTCGCTGGTCCACGTCGATGTCAAAAAGCTCGGACGCATCCCCAAAGGCGGCGGGTGGCGTCTGCACGGACGCGACGCAGCGGTCTCAGTGGCCAACCGCCACAAGACGACCCGGATCGGCTACGACTACGTCCACACCGCCATCGATAACCACACCCGGCTGGCCTACAGCGAAGTCCTCTCCGATGAGAAAGACCCGACCTGCGCAGAATTTCTGCACCGCGCGATGACATGGTTCGCCAGCCACGGCATCCGCGTACGGCGGCTGTTGACCGACAACGCGTTGGTCTACCGGCACGGCACCAACTGGGGCTGGGTGTGCACCGCCTGGGGCCTGCGGCGCCGGTTCATCAAACCGGGCTGCCCTTGGACCAACGGCAAAGTCGAACGCTTCAACCGGACGCTGCTCAACGAATGGGCCTACGCCCGACCATGGACGTCAAACAGCCTGCGCACACGAGGACTTGACCGATTCCTGCACCGATACAACACTCAACGAGGCCACTCCGCTCTGCGCGGACACCCACCCATCAGCCGGCTCGCCGGCTGA
- the dnaB gene encoding replicative DNA helicase, whose protein sequence is MAVVDDRGRSGDRSDLEPPPSEDFGRQPPQDAAAEQAVLGGMLLSKDAVADVLEKLRPGDFYKPANQLVYDAILDLYGRGEPADAVTVAAELDRRGLLRRVGGAPYLHTLISTVPTAANAGYYAEIVAEKSLLRRLVEAGTRVVQYGYAGADGADVNEIVDRAQAEIYDVTERKSSEDYVILEEILQPAMDEIDAIASQGGISKGVPTGFTDLDELTNGLHPGQMIVVAARPGMGKALALDTPLPTPTGWTTMAEVKVGDFLIGADGKPTRVVAATNVMVDRPCFEVEFSDGTVLVADAEHQWLTETRASRKSAAIRTTREIAETLGFNHSVVNTAPIQGTAQDLLISPYTLGAWLGDGASTAAQITTADPEILMRIEGEDRGLSGERLRTIGVLGAKHIPIDYLRASEEQRRALLAGLLDTDGTVPNGGSVQYTGTNARLIGDVAELVVSLGYRCQIAKKAVNGRSADSSVAYTINFSTDDVVFGLHRKAVLHKERRRSASTVRSGSRFITDVRPVPSVPVRCVEVDNDDHLYLAGRSMIPTHNSTLGLDFMRSCSIKHQLPSIVFSLEMSKTEIVMRLLSAEAKIKLADMRSGRMNDDDWTKLARRMSEISEAPLYIDDSPNLTMMEIRAKARRLKQKADLRLIVIDYLQLMTSGKKVESRQQEVSEFSRQIKLLAKELEVPVVAMSQLNRGPEQRTDKKPMLSDLRESGSIEQDADMVILLHRPDAFESDDPRGGEADLIVAKHRAGPTRTVTVAHQLHLSRFSNMAK, encoded by the coding sequence GTGGCTGTCGTAGATGATCGGGGTCGTTCAGGGGATCGGTCCGACCTCGAGCCGCCTCCCAGCGAGGACTTCGGCCGCCAACCCCCGCAGGACGCCGCCGCCGAGCAGGCGGTGCTGGGCGGCATGCTGCTGAGCAAGGACGCCGTCGCCGACGTGCTGGAGAAACTGCGGCCCGGGGACTTCTACAAGCCGGCCAACCAACTCGTCTACGACGCGATCCTGGACCTGTACGGGCGGGGTGAACCGGCCGACGCGGTCACCGTCGCCGCCGAACTCGACCGGCGCGGTCTGTTGCGCCGGGTGGGTGGTGCGCCGTATCTGCACACGCTGATCTCGACGGTGCCGACCGCGGCCAACGCGGGGTACTACGCGGAGATCGTCGCGGAGAAGTCGCTGCTGCGCCGTCTGGTCGAGGCGGGCACGCGCGTGGTGCAGTACGGCTACGCCGGTGCCGACGGGGCCGACGTAAACGAGATCGTGGACCGGGCCCAGGCCGAGATCTACGACGTCACCGAACGCAAGTCCTCCGAGGACTACGTGATCCTCGAAGAGATTCTGCAGCCCGCGATGGACGAGATCGACGCGATCGCCTCGCAGGGCGGCATCTCCAAGGGGGTGCCGACGGGGTTCACCGACCTCGACGAGCTGACCAACGGACTGCACCCGGGTCAGATGATCGTGGTTGCGGCGAGGCCGGGTATGGGCAAGGCTCTGGCGCTGGACACCCCGCTTCCGACGCCGACCGGTTGGACCACGATGGCCGAGGTCAAGGTCGGCGACTTCCTCATCGGTGCTGACGGCAAGCCGACGCGGGTGGTCGCGGCGACCAACGTGATGGTCGACCGGCCGTGCTTCGAGGTCGAATTCTCCGATGGCACGGTCCTCGTCGCAGATGCCGAGCATCAGTGGCTGACCGAGACGAGGGCGTCGCGGAAGTCGGCCGCGATCCGTACGACGCGTGAGATCGCCGAGACGCTGGGTTTCAATCATTCGGTCGTCAACACCGCGCCCATCCAGGGGACCGCGCAGGATCTTCTCATCTCGCCGTACACCCTGGGTGCGTGGCTCGGTGACGGAGCGTCGACGGCCGCTCAGATCACGACTGCCGACCCCGAGATCCTGATGCGCATCGAGGGCGAGGACCGCGGCCTGTCGGGGGAGCGCCTGCGCACGATCGGAGTCCTTGGCGCCAAGCACATTCCGATCGATTACCTCCGTGCGTCGGAGGAGCAGCGCCGGGCCTTGCTGGCGGGGCTTCTCGATACGGACGGCACAGTCCCCAACGGCGGTTCTGTGCAGTACACCGGGACGAATGCGCGCCTGATCGGCGATGTCGCCGAGCTGGTCGTGTCGCTCGGATACCGCTGCCAGATCGCAAAGAAGGCCGTGAACGGTCGCAGCGCCGACTCGTCCGTGGCGTACACGATCAATTTCAGCACCGACGACGTGGTCTTCGGGCTGCACCGGAAAGCGGTGCTGCACAAGGAGCGTCGGCGTAGCGCGAGCACGGTCCGCTCGGGTTCGCGGTTCATCACGGATGTGCGCCCTGTGCCGAGCGTGCCGGTGCGGTGCGTCGAGGTGGACAACGACGACCATCTGTATCTGGCCGGCCGGTCGATGATCCCGACCCACAACTCCACTCTCGGACTGGATTTCATGCGGTCCTGCTCGATCAAGCATCAGCTGCCGAGCATCGTGTTCTCTCTGGAGATGAGCAAGACCGAGATCGTCATGCGTCTGCTGTCGGCGGAGGCGAAGATCAAACTGGCCGACATGAGATCGGGCCGGATGAACGACGACGACTGGACCAAGCTGGCGCGCCGCATGAGTGAGATCAGCGAAGCGCCGCTCTACATCGACGATTCGCCGAACCTCACGATGATGGAGATCCGGGCGAAGGCGCGGCGGTTGAAGCAGAAGGCAGATCTGCGCCTCATCGTGATCGACTACCTGCAGCTGATGACTTCAGGCAAGAAGGTGGAGTCGCGTCAGCAGGAAGTCTCCGAATTCTCAAGGCAGATCAAGCTTTTGGCCAAGGAGCTGGAAGTTCCGGTGGTCGCGATGAGCCAGCTGAACCGTGGACCGGAGCAGCGCACCGACAAGAAGCCGATGCTGTCCGATCTCCGTGAATCGGGATCGATCGAGCAGGACGCGGATATGGTAATCCTGCTGCACCGGCCGGACGCGTTCGAGAGCGACGACCCCCGCGGCGGGGAAGCGGACCTGATCGTGGCCAAGCACCGCGCCGGCCCGACGCGGACGGTCACCGTCGCCCATCAGCTGCACCTGTCGCGGTTCTCGAACATGGCGAAATAG
- a CDS encoding single-stranded DNA-binding protein: MAGDTIITVIGNLTADPELRFTPSGAAVANFTVASTPRMFDRQTNEWKDGEALFLRCNIWREAAENVAESLVRGSRVIVSGRLKQRSFETREGEKRTVMELEVDEIGPSLRYATAKVNKASRSGGGGGGFGGGGGGNSRPAPSNTGPAEDPWGSAPASGSFGGADDEPPF, translated from the coding sequence GTGGCTGGTGACACGATCATCACGGTCATCGGAAACCTGACCGCTGACCCCGAACTCCGGTTCACGCCCTCGGGCGCGGCCGTTGCGAACTTCACGGTGGCTTCGACGCCCCGCATGTTCGACCGTCAGACCAACGAGTGGAAGGACGGCGAAGCGCTGTTCCTCCGCTGCAACATCTGGCGCGAGGCTGCGGAGAACGTCGCCGAGAGCTTGGTTCGCGGCTCGCGGGTCATCGTCAGCGGTCGGCTCAAGCAGCGTTCGTTCGAAACCCGTGAGGGTGAGAAGCGCACGGTGATGGAGCTCGAGGTCGACGAGATCGGCCCGTCGTTGCGGTACGCGACGGCGAAGGTCAACAAGGCCAGCCGCAGTGGCGGCGGCGGCGGTGGATTCGGCGGAGGCGGCGGAGGCAACTCCCGCCCGGCGCCCTCCAACACCGGCCCGGCCGAGGACCCGTGGGGCAGTGCGCCCGCATCGGGCTCGTTCGGCGGCGCCGACGACGAACCGCCCTTCTAG